In the genome of Mesorhizobium sp. 113-3-3, one region contains:
- a CDS encoding ArsR/SmtB family transcription factor gives MAEIKADLTIRRPAEPLTFRDQAAVAARYLTVLGNAKRLLIAVHLIDGERTVGDIADLLGLSHSATCQHLSLLAEQGIIECRAVGTWRYYACKSEEAKEVIRLLDGLAGNQMLPEPPEGPRQRP, from the coding sequence ATGGCGGAAATTAAGGCCGACCTGACTATACGGCGACCGGCCGAGCCCCTCACCTTTCGAGATCAGGCCGCGGTCGCGGCACGATATCTCACTGTTCTGGGAAATGCCAAGCGCCTCTTGATCGCGGTTCACCTGATCGACGGTGAGAGAACGGTGGGCGACATAGCTGACCTACTGGGTCTCAGCCATTCGGCCACATGCCAGCATCTAAGCCTTCTGGCCGAACAAGGGATCATCGAATGTCGCGCGGTAGGCACGTGGCGCTATTATGCATGCAAGTCGGAAGAGGCCAAAGAGGTTATCAGGCTCCTTGACGGTCTAGCTGGAAACCAGATGCTTCCTGAACCGCCAGAGGGACCTCGACAGAGACCGTGA